In Colletotrichum higginsianum IMI 349063 chromosome 3, whole genome shotgun sequence, a genomic segment contains:
- a CDS encoding CCCH zinc finger DNA binding protein: protein MTHATEPQSPSLEDRWRLCKTQDDRKASLIADLFNHIGEITGKLSEVELELKEKKIIVKSMWDTINDSKERVAQLQTEKDKDKHCFALVLVDGDCMPFLDDLVQQGLEGGKKASSFLEQAVASELKSVDQSLPHHLRVVVRVFANLKGLAMTYTEMGTIRDPDVLHEFVRGFNMTNAMCDFVDAGNGKECADEKLKANFKFSVDDVHCRHILFGASADSGYVRLLGSYLETEEVRKKVILIEGPPFAQELAEIRHRFRIASFNKVFRRQKLVNFKRKVSGYYVTPPPTPSSDYASAAAKPASSSAPAHMPRRSSASANAVSSVLGEIVRNKAGKRVDPPVSYALQDFNMMKHRKLCNSFHLTGRCYYKETWGRCSHDHEQSPTHKELQALVAVARQSYCHSGLDCNDPNCVFGHQCPREDCNGASCRYKFPLELHNIDKKIVR, encoded by the exons ATGACACACGCAACCGAGCCTCAGTCGCCATCGCTGGAGGATAGATGGAGGCTCTGCAAGACGCAGGACGACCGAAAGGCCTCCCTTATTGCA GACTTGTTCAACCACATCGGCGAAATCACAGGCAAACTATCAGAAGTTGAGCTGGAACTcaaagagaagaagatcaTTGTCAAGTCTATGTGGGACACTATAAATGACAGCAAGGAGCGGGTTGCTCAGTTGCAGACTGAAAAG GACAAGGATAAACACTGCTTTGCCCTGGTCCTTGTTGACGGTGATTGCATGCCA TTCTTGGACGACCTCGTTCAACAAGGCTTGGAAGGGGGCAAGAAAGCATCCAGCTTTCtcgagcaggccgtggcCTCGGAGCTGAAATCCGTTGATCAGTCTCTGCCCCATCACCTGCGAGTTGTCGTCCGCGTGTTCGCCAACCTCAAGGGTCTCGCGATGACGTACACGGAAATGGGTACGATCCGTGACCCCGATGTCCTCCACGAATTTGTGCGGGGCTTCAACATGACCAACGCCATGTGCGACTTTGTGGACGCGGGAAACGGTAAAGAGTGCGCCGATGAAAAGTTGAAAG CAAACTTCAAGTTCAGTGTCGACGACGTGCATTGCCGGCATATCTTGTTTGGCGCGTCCGCCGACAGCGGCTACGTGCGCCTGTTGGGGTCTTACctcgagaccgaggaggTTCGGAAGAAGGTCATCCTCATCGAGGGACCCCCTTTCGCTCAagagctggccgagatcaGGCACCGGTTCCGTATCGCCTCCTTCAACAAGGTCTTTAGACGGCAGAAGCTCGTCAACTTCAAGCGCAAGGTATCCGGGTACTACGTGACGCCTCCCCCAACCCCATCGTCAGACTACGCGTCAGCAGCCGCAAagcccgcctcgtcgtctgcgCCGGCTCACATGCCGCGTCGATCTTCCGCCTCGGCGAACGCAGTGTCGTCTGTTCTCGGGGAGATCGTTCGGAACAAGGCCGGAAAGCGCGTCGATCCCCCAGTCAGCTACGCGCTGCAGGACTTCAACATGATGAAGCACCGCAAGTTGTGCAACAGCTTCCACCTCACGGGCAGGTGTTACTACAAGGAGACGTGGGGGAGGTGCTCCCACGACCACGAGCAGTCGCCGACCCATAAGGAGTTGCAGGCTCTTGTGGCCGTTGCCCGCCAGTCGTACTGCCATTCCGGTTTGGACTGCAATGACCCCAACTGCGTGTTTGGTCATCAGTGCCCTCGGGAGGACTGCAACGGTGCGAGCTGTCGGTACAAGTTTCCCCTGGAGCTGCACAACATTGACAAGAAGATTGTCCGCTGA